In Longimicrobiaceae bacterium, one DNA window encodes the following:
- a CDS encoding M64 family metallopeptidase, producing the protein MSKAPFPFTLVSGGANPKTALNLVVLSDGYTAGELGRYATTVSAFVAALHAEPALNSFSDRINVFRVDVPSEQSGCSRPGGERKTHFRSRSVGDRVITTDQTIAIKEAGAALKGLKLRAIVQVNTPEYGGSGGGVAVFSSEVNAPQIAIHEIGHSEFGLGDEYEDPAAPQTEKSTANRNIALGPIVTEPLWLNRLTPPGARIFPNPGPGGVLGNDANGVVGLFEGALFHSSGRYRPTATCKMRDLRAPFCAVCEDLIAEHLSMHYAP; encoded by the coding sequence ATGTCTAAAGCACCATTCCCGTTCACTCTGGTCTCCGGCGGGGCCAATCCGAAGACGGCCCTCAACCTCGTGGTGCTCAGTGATGGCTATACCGCTGGGGAGCTGGGGAGGTACGCGACGACGGTGAGCGCGTTCGTGGCGGCGCTTCACGCCGAGCCGGCGCTCAACAGCTTCTCCGACCGGATCAACGTCTTCCGCGTGGATGTCCCTTCGGAGCAGTCGGGGTGCTCCCGGCCGGGAGGCGAGAGGAAAACCCACTTCCGCTCTCGCTCGGTGGGCGACCGGGTGATCACGACGGACCAGACAATCGCGATCAAAGAGGCGGGCGCTGCCCTGAAGGGCCTGAAGCTCCGGGCTATCGTGCAGGTGAATACGCCCGAGTACGGGGGATCGGGCGGCGGGGTCGCCGTGTTTTCGTCCGAGGTAAATGCGCCCCAGATCGCCATTCACGAGATCGGCCACTCGGAGTTCGGGCTGGGGGACGAGTACGAGGACCCGGCCGCGCCCCAGACCGAGAAGAGCACCGCCAACCGCAACATCGCGCTGGGCCCGATCGTCACCGAGCCGCTCTGGCTGAACCGCCTCACGCCTCCCGGCGCGAGGATCTTCCCGAACCCTGGTCCCGGCGGGGTGCTGGGCAACGACGCGAACGGCGTGGTAGGCCTCTTCGAGGGCGCGCTCTTCCACTCGTCCGGCCGGTATCGCCCCACGGCCACGTGCAAGATGCGGGACCTGCGCGCGCCGTTCTGCGCGGTGTGCGAGGACCTGATCGCGGAGCACCTGTCCATGCACTACGCTCCCTGA